From a region of the Falco cherrug isolate bFalChe1 chromosome 9, bFalChe1.pri, whole genome shotgun sequence genome:
- the LOC129736786 gene encoding collagen alpha-1(I) chain-like: MPRTRRRAARGVTCSPAAPEPHALRGGPSRGRAGALAPPGPRGPRSAAAPGARGGRAPRTPGWPARTSGAGGAGGRARGAPHCGPGPEVGGRGAERGRRESRRTGAPAALLPHPDPGPTAAPGSCPARAGLCASLPGGAPAFPARQRPTPKHRCPGTRPRRAALRERGGTGQPARRTGAEPVAGASTGTRETGGSPRGGLAAGDPRGASPLGVAGALQKGSAARRSDRAPGGRRTPRCLPRRLALCPGRPPLQLRAGSSCGATAPPGLAGPGASAGLPLPGKSCHRVLSAVTNSSRSPSLGRISVSEPAKCSY; encoded by the exons ATGCCGCGCACACGGCGCAGGGCAGCCCGCGGTGTCACCTGCTCGCCGGCAGCGCCGGAGCCCCACGCCCTCCGCGGAGGGCcctcccggggccgggccgg TGCCCtggccccgccgggcccccgcggcccccgaagcgcggcggcgcccggggcgcggggcgggcgggctcCGCGCACCCCGGGGTGGCCGGCGCGAACGAGCGGCGCagggggcgcgggcggccgggcccggggcgcGCCCCACTGCGGGCCGGGCCCGGAGGTCGGGGGTAGGGGGGCAGAGCGCGGTCGCCGAGAATCGCGGCGGACCGGAGCCCCGGCCGCTCTGCTTCCCCACCCCGATCCCGGCCCGACGGCGGCtcctggctcctgccctgcccggg CTGGACTCTGTGCCTCGCTGCCCGGCGGAGCCCCGGCCTTCCCCGCCCGCCAGCGGCCGACGCCGAAGCATCGCTGCCCGGGGACCCgcccgcggcgggcggccctCAGGGAGCGTGGGGGCACCGGCCAGCCTGCACGGCGGACAGGGGCCGAGCCTGTCGCGGGTGCATCCACCGGGACGAGAGAGACCGGCGGGAGCCCCCGGGGCGGCCTTGCTGCTGGCGACCCCCGCGGAGCTTCCCCCCTCGGCGTAGCGGGCGCTCTCCAGAAGGGCTCTGCAGCCCGCCGCTCCGACCGAGCCCCCGGCGGGCGGCGCACGCCGCGGTGCCTCCCCCGCCGCCTTGCCCTCTGTCCCGGGCGGCCACCGCTGCAGCTCCGGGCCGGGTCGTCGTGCGGAGCAACCGCACCGCCCGGCCTCGCCGGCCCGGGAGCCTCGGCGGGGCTGCCGCTGCCCGGGAAGAGCTGCCATCGGGTGCTCTCGGCGGTGACTAATTCCTCCCGCTCTCCCTCCCTCGGAAGGATAAGTGTAAGCGAGCCTGCAAAGTGTAGTTactaa